Proteins from a genomic interval of Harpia harpyja isolate bHarHar1 chromosome 9, bHarHar1 primary haplotype, whole genome shotgun sequence:
- the LOC128146545 gene encoding LOW QUALITY PROTEIN: uncharacterized protein LOC128146545 (The sequence of the model RefSeq protein was modified relative to this genomic sequence to represent the inferred CDS: deleted 1 base in 1 codon), with product MVSGDNKFPGPGSADSATLRVSEPGTNRPDHLLREQLWLLQLASAEGSWQWPVTVIYSNNQRPSDIPSRFSGSKSGSTSTSTITGVQAEDEAVYYCGAYDSSYNGETGQWGSSLVQAALTQPPSVSANVGQNVQITCSGSSYAYYGWYQQKVPGSAPITVIYRNNQRPSDIPSRFSGTQSGSTGTLTITGVQAEDEAVYYCAAQDGRADQHPAAPLDGHGGWSGSTVTVRCAWVAAIVTVVLEDVDVTQLLVAEAGALLLVPVVLLRSGSVCGAGGIVAPGQGRLGSRACSGGAGAVLGRPRVRSPAEKREGKGSAAGGAVLPQRDALRVGG from the exons ATGGTGTCTGGTGACAACAA gttccctggtccaggcagcgctgactcagccaccctccgtgtcagcgaacctgggacaaaccgtccagatcacctgctccggGAGCAGCTATGGTTACTACAGCTGGCAtcagcagaaggttcctggcagtgg CCTGTCACTGTGATCTACAGCAACAACCagagaccctcagacatcccttcaCGATTCTCTGGATCCAAGTCTGGCTCAACAAGCACATcaaccatcactggggtccaagccgaggacgaggctgtctattactgtggtgcCTACGACAGCAGCTACAATGGGGAGACAGGGCAATGGGGAA gttccctggtccaggcagcgctgactcagccaccctccgtgtcagcgaacGTGGGACAAAacgtccagatcacctgctctgggagcagctATGCTTATTACggctggtaccagcagaaggttcctggcagtgcCCCTATCACTGTGATCTACAGGAACAACCAGAGACCGTCGGACATCCCTTCACGATTCTCTGGAACCCAGTCTGGCTCCACAggcacgttaaccatcactggggtccaagccgaggacgaggctgtctattactgtgcTGCCCAGGACGGCCGGGCTGATCAGCACCCAGCTGCCCCGCTGGATGGCCATGGTGGGTGGTCTGGGTCGACTGTTACTGTCCGCTGTGCGTGGGTGGCAGCGATCGTGACGGTGGTGCTGGAGGATGTGGACGTGACACAGCTTCTG GTAGCAGAGGCCGGAGCACTGCTCCTCGTCCCCGTGGTGCTGCTGAGAAGTGGGAGCGTCTGCGGTGCTGGAGGCATCGTGGCCCCCGGCCAGGGACGTCTCGGATCACGGGCCTgcagtggtggtgctggtgcGGTGCTGGGCCGGCCGCGGGTGCGGAGCCCTGCGGAGAagcgggaggggaaggggagcgcGGCTGGAGGAGCTGTGCTGCCGCAGAGGGATGCTCTAAGGGTGGGTGGGTGA